A part of Strix aluco isolate bStrAlu1 chromosome 21, bStrAlu1.hap1, whole genome shotgun sequence genomic DNA contains:
- the HS3ST3B1 gene encoding heparan sulfate glucosamine 3-O-sulfotransferase 3B1, translating to MGQRLNRCLDVPVALPPLRRRLLLLFIMLFLWLYMFYSCAGSCAGLATRGSPAPPRAAPPLPQLQPPAPGEAGEESSLEEQRAAPDAASPISSFFNGSGTKRLPQAIIIGVKKGGTRALLEFLRVHPDVRAVGAEPHFFDRNYERGLAWYRDLMPRTLEGQITMEKTPSYFVTKEAPARISSMSKGTKLIVVVRDPVTRAISDYTQTLSKKPDIPTFESLTFKNRTTGLIDTSWSAIQIGIYAKHLENWLLYFPIGQILFVSGERLISDPAGELGRVQDFLGLKRIITDKHFYFNKTKGFPCLKKAEGSSKPHCLGKTKGRTHPDIDQEVVQRLRDFYRPFNMKFYQMTGQDFGWD from the exons ATGGGGCAGCGCTTGAACCGCTGCCTCGATGTCCCCGTCGCGTTGCCGCCGCTGAGGCGGAGGCTCCTGCTGCTCTTCATCATGCTCTTCCTCTGGCTCTATATGTTTTACTCCTGCGCCGGCTCCTGCGCCGGGCTGGCGACCCGCGggtcccccgccccgccccgcgccgctccgccgcttccccagctgcagccgCCGGCTCCGGGGGAAGCGGGCGAGGAGAGCAGCCTGGAGGAGCAACGGGCAGCGCCCGACGCCGCCAGCCCCATCTCCAGCTTCTTCAACGGCTCCGGCACCAAGCGGCTGCCGCAGGCCATCATCATCGGCGTGAAGAAGGGGGGGACGCGGGCGCTGCTGGAGTTCCTGCGGGTGCACCCCGACGTCCGCGCCGTCGGCGCCGAGCCCCACTTCTTCGACCGCAACTACGAGCGGGGACTCGCCTGGTACAG GGACCTCATGCCCAGGACGCTGGAGGGGCAGATCACCATGGAGAAGACCCCCAGCTACTTTGTCACCAAGGAGGCCCCAGCCCGCATCTCCTCCATGTCCAAGGGCACAAAGCTCATCGTGGTGGTGCGGGACCCTGTGACCAGAGCCATCTCGGATTACACCCAGACGCTCTCCAAGAAGCCCGACATCCCCACCTTTGAGAGCCTGACCTTCAAAAACAGGACTACGGGCCTGATCGACACCTCGTGGAGCGCCATCCAGATTGGCATCTACGCCAAGCACCTGGAGAACTGGCTCCTCTACTTCCCCATCGGGCAGATCCTCTTCGTCAGCGGGGAGAGGCTGATCAGCGACCCCgcgggggagctgggcagggtcCAGGACTTTCTGGGCCTCAAGAGGATCATCACCGACAAACACTTCTACTTCAACAAAACCAAGGGGTTCCCGTGCCTGAAGAAGGCGGAAGGCAGCAGCAAACCCCACTGCCTGGGGAAGACGAAAGGCAGGACCCACCCCGACATAGACCAGGAGGTGGTGCAGAGACTGCGGGACTTCTACCGGCCCTTCAACATGAAGTTCTACCAGATGACGGGGCAGGACTTCGGCTGGGACTGA